The Xiphias gladius isolate SHS-SW01 ecotype Sanya breed wild chromosome 17, ASM1685928v1, whole genome shotgun sequence genome includes the window AATGTCTTTAGAGAGGAGAACCTGGCTAAAATTGCCCGCAGAGTGAAAGACTATAAGGTGGAGGAGCTGAATCCTCCCAGAGAAGGCAAGAGGCTTCTGGTACTGGATGTGGACTACACGCTGTTTGGTGAGTTACTGTGGCACAAACATTTGTCTCTTTAAGAATCTGACTGGGACACCACTGACTGTATGGCTCATTATATTATAGCATCCTAATACTAAGCGCTGTAGTTTCACTTAAACACTTATGGTTATGAGGTGCTTCTTTAAACCTGGACATTTGCCACTAATGTCtgcatcctgtgtgtgtttagacCACAAGTCATGTGCAGAAACGGGTCAGGAGCTGATGAGACCATACCTTCACGAGTTTCTGACATCCGCCTACGAGGACTATGACATTGTCATCTGGTGTATGTCCcttctcttttattctcttctctcctcttctcttcacttctcttctcttctctttatctTAAGATGGactaaattaaactaaattgcATACATTGTAGTACATGAGTATGATAatgtagttgttgaaatatttatggctacatttctttgaaaatgcaacattttcacacagttttttaaaaattattattttttgggcAGCGTACAGTGTCTTAACATACGTTGCTAAGTACATATCTTGTGGCCATTCGTTGTTCTAATTCCCTTCCCCAGTTTCTGCTTGTGGAATGTACATCTTACACATGTGCTttctctctttagctgctacaaGTATGAAGTGGATTGATGCCAAAATGAAAGTAAGTATTCCACTTGTTAATTTTTTGGTTGTCATGACCTGGTGTCACAGGATTGGCTCTGTTACCGCACTGTACCATTTTTTGCCAAAAGGTGGCAGTGTTAATCCATTCCACCTACAGTGTGTACATTTAGAGGGGAAAGgaagatatatgtgtgtgtgtgtgtgtgtgtgtgtgtgtgtgtgtgtgtgtgtgtgtgtgtgtgtgtgtgtgtgtgtgtgtgtgtgtgtgtgtgcgtttgcgtgcgtgcacgtatgtgtgtgtgtcttttttgcGTGTTTGTAGGAGCTGGGAGTGACTGACAACCCCAACTACAAGATTACGTTCATGTTGGACAGCGCAGCCATGATCACGGTACACACCCCTAAGAGAGGGGTTGTAGAGGTTGGTACGCATGCAGCTGatcataaatgaaattaaaatatttttttaactgctgcGCATTACTGatataaacaaatgtttattaagttgttttcctgtgttgttattttttcactCCGTGGTGAAGTGCTAGTGTTTACAGATTAGTTTGAGCACACTaccacacactcagacacaagAATAACATGTTTCATCACGGAGTTTttggctgagtgtgtgtttgatggcaTGCACATGTCCAGGTGAAGCCCTTGGGTGTGATATGGGGGAAATATGGAGAATTTTACAACAGGAAGAATACTATTATGTTTGACGACATTGGAAGAAACTTCCTCATGAACCCTCAGAATGGACTGAAGGTAGGtggccaacgttagcattaccATTTTgaccctctcctcttcttcctcatcatTGTCAGTGTTATGTACATATTTTGCTGAAactaattttgtgtgtttgtatattagATCCGACCCTTCATGAAGGCCCATCTTAACagggagaaggacagagagctGTATAAACTAGCTCAATACCTCAAAGAAATCGCCAAGCTTGAGGACTTCACTGGACTCAACCATAAACACTGGGAGAGGTTGGCACACATATACTAAACAGTAATAAGGACAATTGTGTGGTAGTAGTGACATAACACATGCTTGTAGCAGCTGTTAAAACTGCtatatataacaaaataataatataaaaatatatatgcaaaCATAATACCTTAAAATgcctacatactgtacatacaagaACATGCACACTGTCTCAAATCAATATAAATTCACCTAAATATGTCTGAGATATATACtgaacatgtgtgtgcatgtgtgtgtgtgtgtaggtaccTATCCAAGAGGCAGCACCACTGAGAAAGGACTACATCCCTGCCACCGCCCCTGCATCCAGTTCTCATACACATAGACTTGACTATTAGAAGGTCTTCATTTCAAACCTTACCACAAATCCAACACTAATCCTGCAGCTACCAACACTCAAAAGCTCAGGACTGAGATGGGCTTCCCAATTATATGTTTGCATGTTATCTGTCTCTCCAAGATCTTGAtcatttttcttccaaatatTGTTTGCATTTACTACACTAACATTGGCAGTTACTGCATGGTAACCATAGAGTATACTTGTGTGGGTTAAAGAACTACACATAGGTTTTAGGCCACACGCCACAAGCCACGACGACCCACAAAGTCCTGCATCAGTCAGGTGTTTAAAATACATCTTGAAGTCCACGGTTAAAAAGTACCTGCAAATATTTGATATCTTTTAAAGAGTGGCATGGTTTGCTGTGACTGTCTAGGAAGCTGAGGTGTTACCCCTTGTGTATGCTGAAGTGACGAAGATTCTGCATTGAAATGCCAATAAGCCAGGAAGAactgaatgaaaaattcaaCAGGAAGAAATCCATATACCCACAGTATAGGCAATACCAAATATGATTTTCACTGCAACAGATCTGGTAAGTCCATTTTTTGCAAATTGCAGTGGAGAATTAAAGTGGAAAATTTGAATGGGACATTGTGAGAGGAATAGTCCAAAACTTTGATAAATCCAAGTCCTTGAGCATCAAATTGATGCCTTTAACCTACACAATTTGACGTGTGCTAATACGCAATAATCCTTAAAGCTGTCGTGAGATTAAAAGATGTTGAGATCAAGACTGGTTGTAGCTAAAATTTCATCAAAACAACTGTGCATCTGTCGTTTGGTGTCACTTGTATAGAGTGGTCACCTGACACAAGCCTTTCGGTTGGATGTTGTACGTGAACATCATGTACACATAGATGGTCAAGTTTCCATGGATaggtttgtttgcatgtttgcccAGAATTGTTTTTGTGGTGTGCACATTTAATTGTTAAGTTCCGGCTAAGATGCATTGCTGGACGTACACACTCATAACATGCAAAGAAtgagttctttttttatttttaatgcagaatTTATTAGCGTATTTTGTTTAGAGCTTTTCTTGATAACATTTGTTAAATCCAAATGTTACTGAACAATGTGAGGATGACGGCTGATGATGGGAAATAAACTAACAGCACAAAACAtgttacatttagtttttttttttgtttgttttttttgtttgttttttgcaagtTCTGAAATTCATGTGTCTGTACTTATTGTCAACATTAATTGTAAGTTATGGATGAAGAAGGGGAAGTGTCAGGCGAAGGGAAACAAAATAAGTTCCCGTGTGAACAATTGGCACTGGAAGCTCTTGGAAACATTAGGGatgtgatttttcacattttgtctggtTTACAGCTCTGGTTGGACATTCAACTCCTTTGCATTTCCTGACatctgcctttttgttttcctcatcaCATCCCTAACATCCTGGCTGTAAATATGacaataaaccttttttttgtacCTAAATTGCCTGTAGTGTTAATTGTTCCATAAGTCATTTGAAATGAGTTACCACAGAATATTGATATGTTTTGCTATATTGAAACATTTAATTACAGTTAATTACCGCtgtatttgaaataattatGAGATgtataaaatgccaaaaagtgCAGTAAATGATCATGTTCATCAGTATTAGAAGAGTTAAAATGGGCATAAAGGAATCATATTACAAATTATTGTTAACAATATACTTTAATTCCATAGGGACACCTAGTATAAATGAtcaataaatactgtacaggTATACAGTCACTCTCAAAGCACAGCAATTGTTGTGtcatttgctttaaaaaatgtgtgaaaacaaaaaaatgttttcttccatccttattttcttcttttttttatggctgcagtCCAGTGAAAAAACTAGCAGTCcacatgttgtttgtttactcTGGAGACGGGACAGGTTGGAATGAAACAATGAGGATGAGATGAGTATTACTTGGATAAATTAGAAATTCTCACACAAATTGCCTCTTTGTAACAAACCCagtcaaaacattttaacattgaacaagtaatatacagtacttacaTGCATTGGCTCCAGTGGCTCCATGGCCCGCGGGTGTGCTTGTCCTGGGCTCgcacacagaaaacataccTCTTGGTTTTGACAGGGATTTTAAACTTAGTTTCCTCAGTGATGCTTTGCTGCAAAAGAGAGGAGGTCACATATCAAAGACAAAGAGACGAGATTAAACTGGAAATCAGCAAATGAATTCTTATAGTAGCTAAGAATAACTTGAATCTGGTCTACATCATGCGTGTATTGATTACCATTATGTGCTCTTCGCTGTTACAGGAATGTCCCTTGTTGATCACTTTGACCTGGAACTGGAGGCCAAAGTATGTGCAGGGGGTCTGCCAGGAGTCAGGATAGTTCCAGCTGAACACATTCCCATCACTCATTCTCAGGTTCCAGAGTTTTGCTGGCCTCACTAAATAGGGTGAGATGGGAGAGGAATGAGGGGGGGAAGTGGAGGGAAACAGAACAATGAGGAGTTGACTGGCTTGCAAACATGGGGAAGACAAGACAAAAGGAATTTAGCGTGGATGGATAAAAATCTTGCCACATAATCCAAGTGTCCGTAAGTACTCGCATAACAGATGGGTCAAAATGTAGCTGCAGCATATTTCAaaagtagacaaaaaaaaaaaacaatgacacgTATTGCCCAACTCTTTTTGACAAAGACATTAAAGTACTGTTCAATGATTTACCAATCTCTCTCAGGTAGAACACCTTTGTGTAGGCCTCTAGGCGAGAGTAGCTGTGTATGTAAACGGTGAGGGAGATTCGGTGTTGCTCCTCTATGTAAGGGCAGTTGACATCCTGACAGTGAACCCCTGATCCATCAGCATCCAGCTCACATGGTATATTCTCCAAATGCCTGGATTAAAGACAAATTGGTTGGTACAATACTATCTAGAACAGGATATAGTATAATCCTTGCCTTACAATGAAATGTCACTGTATATTTTCAGCATGGGGGCTCCATTGGGAATTAGATGCAGAATACCCTGGCAGTTTTTAGATGATGCTGCTGATCTACTCCTGATCAAAATGAGGCAGATGAGTgtgagaaattgtttttttttttcctcaccgtTCTGCCTTTACCAGGAGCACGGCAGCATTAGATCTGGATTGTGTTCTTG containing:
- the ublcp1 gene encoding ubiquitin-like domain-containing CTD phosphatase 1, whose product is MSVSVIIKWGGQEYSISSLSEEDTVMDLKQSIKTLTGVLPERQKLLGLKVKGKPAEDEVKLGSLKLKPNTKIMMMGTREESLEEVLAPPPENDDVVNDFDIEEEVIEVENREENLAKIARRVKDYKVEELNPPREGKRLLVLDVDYTLFDHKSCAETGQELMRPYLHEFLTSAYEDYDIVIWSATSMKWIDAKMKELGVTDNPNYKITFMLDSAAMITVHTPKRGVVEVKPLGVIWGKYGEFYNRKNTIMFDDIGRNFLMNPQNGLKIRPFMKAHLNREKDRELYKLAQYLKEIAKLEDFTGLNHKHWERYLSKRQHH
- the il12bb gene encoding interleukin-12 subunit beta, translated to MSSLLLMVLYAALCCAYSDSQQENIETLMDNVLVLRVPSALDSRVYVPLTCGEAYQNQIVFWKKNGMEVNPALQGNQVKVLVEEMNGGNYTCHLGPDGEYLNHTLILVQLDPDNRSIILEEKSPEEGRIHCSAPNYQGAFHCTWTRTQSRSNAAVLLVKAERHLENIPCELDADGSGVHCQDVNCPYIEEQHRISLTVYIHSYSRLEAYTKVFYLREIVRPAKLWNLRMSDGNVFSWNYPDSWQTPCTYFGLQFQVKVINKGHSCNSEEHIMQSITEETKFKIPVKTKRYVFCVRAQDKHTRGPWSHWSQCIVNKQHVDC